The following proteins are encoded in a genomic region of Molothrus aeneus isolate 106 chromosome 14, BPBGC_Maene_1.0, whole genome shotgun sequence:
- the LOC136562691 gene encoding TLR adapter interacting with SLC15A4 on the lysosome-like translates to MLAEGILTRLIYRESCHQDKPRKSPASQKAKEGIWRQKLVDIPKIEGFADGCEKQEKLSARSSKVEAGSSPRWGSIEKEPAKDQEMLVKGTASPAVHIPKRGGSLDEVDLYRSWPCNSIYQHYPDLQIGGDRVGGDSGCVLDHVCDELPEGPVLLSIDIPLGQSPLCEHPKKPSGMSLPGDEAGERSLLLSKEPLSSSTLNNYMEAKVAELYKQFFEESLARCGSITNLLTCSWIRNSLDQISVQISQEQNIETSKARGALLHSLALFSSRNAPNRNSSEFSTPNLQISNTGAAKWSCRVEFTS, encoded by the coding sequence ATGCTGGCAGAAGGCATCCTAACGAGGCTCATCTACAGAGAAAGCTGTCATCAAGATAAGCCTCGCAAATCTCCTGCATCCCAAAAGGCTAAAGAGGGAATCTGGAGACAGAAACTTGTCGACATCCCAAAAATCGAAGGCTTTGCTGATGGATGTGAGAAGCAGGAGAAGCTCTCTGCCAGAAGCAGCAAAGTGGAAGCCGGGAGCAGCCCCCGATGGGGATCCATAGAAAAGGAGCCTGCAAAGGATCAGGAAATGCTGGTTAAAGGCACTGCATCCCCAGCTGTACATATCCCCAAGAGAGGAGGGAGCCTAGACGAGGTGGATTTGTACAGATCCTGGCCATGCAACAGCATTTACCAGCACTACCCTGACCTGCAGATCGGGGGGGACCGGGTGGGGGGTGACTCAGGCTGTGTCCTGGACCACGTGTGTGATGAGCTCCCTGAGGGGCCTGTCCTGCTCTCCATAGACATTCCCCTGGGTCAGTCCCCTCTGTGTGAGCATCCCAAAAAGCCCAGTGGGATGTCCCTGCCTGGAGATGAAGCTGGAGAAAGGAGCCTCCTGCTCAGTAAGGAGCCCCTGTCCAGCTCCACACTCAACAATTATATGGAAGCCAAAGTGGCAGAGCTCTACAAACAGTTTTTTGAAGAAAGCCTGGCCAGGTGTGGTTCCATAACAAACCTCTTGACCTGCAGCTGGATAAGGAACAGCCTGGACCAGATAAGTGTTCAGATCTCCCAGGAGCAGAACATAGAAACCTCCAAAGCCAGAGGAGCCCTCTTGCACTCGTTGGCTTTGTTCAGCTCCCGCAATGCTCCCAACAGGAACAGCTCCGAGTTcagcaccccaaacctccaAATCTCCAACACAGGGGCTGCAAAATGGAGCTGCAGGGTGGAATTCACATCCTGA